One window from the genome of Hoplias malabaricus isolate fHopMal1 chromosome X2, fHopMal1.hap1, whole genome shotgun sequence encodes:
- the LOC136676894 gene encoding aggrecan core protein-like isoform X2, which produces MMSLLVLCLCLRVTLALWSFDYVYTEPESILSVSIPTERPLHSLLGDTLVLPCYFQDNTVHDPGAPTIAPLSHRIKWSLITKEKTTDILVASEGVVMLNDKYLDRVTMVGYPMTPTDASIKITELLSNDSGVYRCEVMHGIEDNSDDIEVQVQGIVFHYRAITSRYTLTFEKAKAACIQNSAVIATPEQLQAAYDEGYHQCDAGWLSDQTVRYPIHDPREACYGDKYEFPGVRTYGIRDVNETYDVYCFAEKMTGRVFYSKSPKKFTFAEAEAQCAKLGAKLASTGQLYVAWKAGMDECNAGWLADRSVRYPINTARSQCGGGLLGVRTVYHFINQTGYPVPESRYDAICYTEEDEESSGEPEIITGIWTTTEAGSRAESVGMVTDRPQEFLKPSSTESELRGEIVTHKPLTTTAVFTHTEQNVTLLPLSPPPSATEDTDLIQGVTSRPELGLEIPYKNVTDAVMSLTGVVFHYRTGSSRYTLTFVEAQQACQNIGAVIASPQQLYAAYEAGYHQCDAGWLLDQTVRYPIVSPRDQCNGDLEDLPGVRSYGLRPADERYDVYCYMDKPRGEVFHASSFQGFTYEEAVAHCQGQNSSLASTADLHAAWKQGFDKCRAGWLVDRSVRYPINNPRPQCGGGKLGVHTVYAFPNRTGSPDVHSKFDAYCFKAEPQLYLNETGMNMTIVEEEVLNLTSIHGVHSAVSTSISPPVSGDQPSGSGSGDLASPSGSGQQPDGSGEQPSGSGEQPSESGAQTIGSGERPSGSGELPSASGELPSASGDLPSASGDLPSASGELPSGSGGLPSGSGEQPSRSGELPSGSGELPSGTGELPSGSGEQPSGSGEDPSGASVVEGGSGLIEDISGSGLSGDGPDILVTFSGSEPLLSGAGSASGTIQEAGEGSADFFTFFSGQGSAFISGAESGSGSGSDEIGSTSDSFSSSGESDESGESSGISSGLGSSEEISGFSGFSSGLYPSGDYSGFSVLSGSGSGIVMISGEWVEGFTSRTITAQELGGAQVDFSASGDLSGSGLSGSLSGMSGDISGDLSGSGSGSGIGSGLPRVTFLGSGFTDLTDQPSGEQEASGILVYGSGEGSGFLSGSSGDISGASASGDIPLLFTDASIVELSVKPTQSQKLGKGPEEISGSENVSGSSGSGDHHTAVESRIHHASASAIWEQSEVLSNEIPTGMPLGQVPSGLLSDTAGPQEVLSEPSELILKSLSTTPAPVPSATTEPSYLLKAPASMDVPAMENVAVDPCNPNPCGRGSCSVQDGASICHCPPGLIGEVCQFDIENCPEGWIKFQGNCYLHVSQRETWEEAEHHCRSLGAHLVSIINREEQFFVNTHAQDYQWIGLNDKTLQNDFQWSDGTPLQYENWRPNQPDNYFNSGEDCVVMIWHENGQWNDVPCNYHLPFTCKTGPVTCGQPPEVKNAKMFGNKKEHYQVNSVIRYQCNDGFRQRHPPVIRCMADGHWQKPQVECVAQFKNNLLKRSIQDQPARRTSLDKHL; this is translated from the exons ATGATGTCACTGCTGGTACTGTGTCTGTGCCTCCGAGTAACCTTGGCTTTATGGTCTTTTGACTACGTATACACAG AACCTGAAAGCATTCTGAGCGTCAGCATTCCCACAGAGCGTCCTCTCCACTCTCTATTGGGGGACACGCTGGTTCTGCCCTGCTACTTCCAGGATAACACAGTCCATGACCCGGGAGCACCCACCATAGCTCCTCTCTCTCATCGCATCAAATGGAGTCTCATCACAAAAGAGAAGACCACAGATATTCTGGTGGCCTCTGAGGGTGTAGTGATGCTGAATGATAAGTACTTGGACAGAGTGACCATGGTGGGCTACCCCATGACACCTACTGATGCATCTATTAAAATCACAGAACTCCTGTCTAATGACTCTGGGGTGTACCGCTGTGAGGTCATGCACGGAATCGAAGACAACAGTGACGACATTGAAGTCCAGGTGCAAG GTATTGTGTTCCACTATCGTGCCATCACTAGCCGCTACACTCTGACGTTTGAGAAGGCGAAGGCAGCCTGtattcagaacagtgctgtgataGCCACTCCAGAGCAGCTGCAGGCAGCTTATGATGAGGGCTATCACCAGTGTGATGCTGGCTGGCTTTCTGACCAGACTGTCag GTATCCCATCCATGATCCACGGGAGGCTTGCTATGGTGACAAGTATGAATTTCCAGGGGTCAGAACATATGGGATTAGAGATGTAAATGAGACTTATGATGTCTACTGCTTTGCTGAAAAGATGACGG GGAGAGTGTTCTACTCTAAGTCACCTAAGAAATTCACCTTTGCTGAAGCTGAGGCCCAATGTGCTAAACTAGGTGCTAAATTAGCCAGCACTGGTCAGCTGTATGTGGCCTGGAAAGCTGGTATGGATGAATGTAATGCAGGCTGGCTGGCAGACCGGAGTGTTCGCTATCCGATCAACACTGCTCGGTCCCAGTGTGGAGGAGGACTGCTGGGTGTACGCACTGTTTACCACTTCATCAATCAGACAGGATACCCTGTACCAGAGTCACGATATGATGCAATCTGTTACACAG AAGAGGATGAAGAAAGCTCTGGTGAACCTGAAATAATCACCGGTATATGGACAACCACAGAGGCAGGTAGTAGGGCAGAGAGCGTGGGCATGGTAACAGACCGCCCCCAGGAGTTCCTCAAGCCTTCTTCCACTGAGAGTGAACTGAGAGGAGAGATTGTGACCCACAAACCTCTCACCACCACAGCTGTCTTTACACATACAGAGCAGAATGTCACCCTGCTGCCCTTGTCTCCTCCTCCAAGTGCTACAGAGGACACTGACCTCATACAGGGGGTGACCTCTCGACCTGAACTTGGACTGGAAATCCCCTATAAGAATGTAACAGACGCAGTAATGTCTCTCACTG GGGTTGTGTTTCACTACAGAACAGGCTCTAGTCGCTACACTCTGACATTTGTTGAGGCTCAGCAGGCCTGCCAGAACATAGGGGCAGTAATTGCTAGTCCACAGCAACTGTATGCAGCGTATGAAGCTGGATATCACCAGTGTGATGCAGGCTGGTTGCTTGACCAAACTGTCAg GTATCCTATTGTATCCCCTCGTGACCAATGCAATGGTGATTTGGAAGATTTGCCCGGTGTGAGGTCCTATGGACTGCGGCCTGCCGATGAGCGCTATGATGTGTACTGTTACATGGACAAACCAAGAG GGGAGGTTTTCCATGCGAGTTCATTTCAGGGATTCACTTACGAAGAAGCAGTGGCTCACTGCCAGGGTCAGAATTCTTCTCTGGCCTCCACAGCCGATCTGCATGCGGCCTGGAAGCAGGGCTTTGATAAGTGCCGTGCGGGTTGGCTCGTTGACCGCAGTGTTCGCTATCCCATTAATAACCCCCGGCCCCAGTGTGGAGGAGGAAAACTTGGCGTCCACACAGTCTATGCCTTCCCCAACCGGACAGGCAGTCCTGATGTGCACTCCAAATTTGATGCTTATTGCTTTAAAG CTGAACCCCAGTTATATCTTAATGAGACAGGGATGAATATGACAATAGTAGAAGAGGAGGTACTAAACCTGACATCCATACACGGCGTTCATAGTGCTG TGAGCACCTCCATTTCTCCTCCCGTTTCAGGGGACCAGCCTTCTGGTTCTGGCTCTGGAGATCTAGCATCACCTAGTGGAAGTGGGCAACAGCCAGATGGAAGTGGAGAACAGCCAAGTGGAAGTGGAGAACAGCCCAGCGAAAGTGGGGCACAGACAATTGGAAGTGGAGAGCGGCCCAGTGGAAGTGGGGAACTGCCTAGTGCAAGTGGGGAACTGCCTAGTGCAAGTGGGGACCTGCCTAGTGCAAGTGGGGACCTACCTAGTGCAAGTGGGGAACTGCCTAGTGGAAGTGGGGGACTGCCTAGTGGAAGTGGAGAACAGCCTAGTAGAAGTGGGGAACTGCCTAGTGGAAGTGGGGAACTGCCTAGTGGAACTGGGGAACTACCTAGTGGAAGTGGAGAACAGCCTAGTGGAAGTGGGGAGGATCCTAGTGGGGCATCAGTTGTAGAAGGAGGATCTGGGCTTATTGAAGATATCTCTGGATCAGGCCTCAGTGGTGATGGCCCAGATATCCTTGTCACCTTTTCAGGGAGCGAGCCCTTATTGTCTGGGGCTGGATCAGCTTCAGGAACAATTCAGGAAGCTGGAGAAGGTAGTGCAGATTTCTTCACTTTTTTCTCAGGCCAGGGATCAGCCTTCATAAGCGGTGCAGAGTCTGGATCAGGAAGTGGATCCGATGAGATTGGGTCTACATCAGACTCATTCAGCAGCTCAGGAGAAAGTGATGAGAGTGGAGAAAGTTCTGGCATCTCTTCAGGGCTGGGCTCCAGTGAGGAGATCTCTGGATTCAGTGGCTTTTCATCAGGCTTGTATCCTTCAGGAGACTACAGTGGTTTCTCTGTGCTTAGCGGCAGTGGCAGTGGGATCGTCATGATTAGTGGCGAGTGGGTGGAGGGCTTCACTTCTCGTACCATTACAGCTCAGGAGCTTGGGGGAGCACAGGTGGATTTTAGTGCATCTGGTGATCTATCAGGGTCTGGACTGAGTGGCTCTCTCTCTGGGATGAGTGGAGACATTAGTGGTGACCTCAGTGGCTCTGGGAGTGGCTCTGGGATTGGCTCTGGGTTGCCCAGGGTGACGTTCTTGGGGTCAGGTTTCACAGACCTCACAGACCAACCAAGTGGGGAACAAGAGGCATCTGGGATTTTAGTATATGGATCAGGTGAGGGCAGCGGATTTCTCTCTGGAAGCTCTGGAGACATATCAGGAGCATCAGCCAGTGGGGATATACCATTGTTATTTACTGATGCTAGCATTGTGGAGCTTTCAGTCAAACCCACCCAAAGCCAGAAGCTCGGGAAAGGGCCTGAAGAGATCAGTGGGAGTGAAAATGTTAGTGGATCATCAGGCAGTGGAGACCACCACACTGCAGTTGAAAGTAGAATTCACCATGCTTCAGCTTCTGCCATTTGGGAACAATCAGAGGTGCTTTCAAATGAAATTCCCACAGGCATGCCATTAGGTCAGGTGCCATCTGGGCTGCTTAGTGACACTGCAGGACCGCAGGAGGTTCTGTCAGAACCTAGTGAATTGATCTTGAAATCTCTATCTACAACACCTGCACCTGTTCCATCTGCCACTACAGAACCTTCTTACCTTCTAAAAGCCCCTGCTAGCATGGACGTGCCTGCCATGGAAAATG TCGCTGTGGACCCATGTAACCCAAACCCCTGTGGCCGTGGGTCATGCTCTGTGCAGGATGGGGCCAGCATATGTCACTGCCCTCCTGGACTAATTGGAGAAGTGTGTCAGTTTG ATATAGAAAATTGCCCAGAAGGCTGGATTAAGTTTCAGGGAAATTGTTACCTGCACGTCTCTCAGAGAGAGACATGGGAGGAGGCGGAGCATCACTGTCGAAGCCTTGGAGCTCACCTGGTCAGCATCATCAATAGAGAGGAACAGTTTTTTGTCAACA CCCATGCACAGGACTACCAGTGGATTGGACTAAACGATAAGACATTACAGAATGACTTCCAGTGGTCAGATGGAACCCCGCTG CAATATGAAAACTGGAGGCCTAATCAGCCAGATAATTATTTCAACTCGGGAGAAGACTGCGTGGTCATGATCTGGCATGAAAACGGGCAATGGAACGATGTGCCATGCAACTATCATCTGCCATTCACATGCAAAACAGGCCCAG TCACATGTGGCCAGCCTCCTGAAGTGAAGAATGCCAAGATGTTTGGGAATAAGAAGGAGCACTATCAGGTCAACTCTGTGATCAGGTATCAGTGCAATGATGGCTTCAGACAGCGCCACCCACCTGTGATCCGCTGTATGGCAGATGGACACTGGCAGAAACCACAAGTGGAATGTGTAGCCC AATTCAAGAACAATTTACTAAAGAGGTCTATCCAGGATCAGCCGGCCAGGAGAACGTCATTGGACAAGCACCTCTAA
- the LOC136676894 gene encoding aggrecan core protein-like isoform X1 has translation MMSLLVLCLCLRVTLALWSFDYVYTEPESILSVSIPTERPLHSLLGDTLVLPCYFQDNTVHDPGAPTIAPLSHRIKWSLITKEKTTDILVASEGVVMLNDKYLDRVTMVGYPMTPTDASIKITELLSNDSGVYRCEVMHGIEDNSDDIEVQVQGIVFHYRAITSRYTLTFEKAKAACIQNSAVIATPEQLQAAYDEGYHQCDAGWLSDQTVRYPIHDPREACYGDKYEFPGVRTYGIRDVNETYDVYCFAEKMTGRVFYSKSPKKFTFAEAEAQCAKLGAKLASTGQLYVAWKAGMDECNAGWLADRSVRYPINTARSQCGGGLLGVRTVYHFINQTGYPVPESRYDAICYTEEDEESSGEPEIITGIWTTTEAGSRAESVGMVTDRPQEFLKPSSTESELRGEIVTHKPLTTTAVFTHTEQNVTLLPLSPPPSATEDTDLIQGVTSRPELGLEIPYKNVTDAVMSLTGVVFHYRTGSSRYTLTFVEAQQACQNIGAVIASPQQLYAAYEAGYHQCDAGWLLDQTVRYPIVSPRDQCNGDLEDLPGVRSYGLRPADERYDVYCYMDKPRGEVFHASSFQGFTYEEAVAHCQGQNSSLASTADLHAAWKQGFDKCRAGWLVDRSVRYPINNPRPQCGGGKLGVHTVYAFPNRTGSPDVHSKFDAYCFKAEPQLYLNETGMNMTIVEEEVLNLTSIHGVHSAVSTSISPPVSGDQPSGSGSGDLASPSGSGQQPDGSGEQPSGSGEQPSESGAQTIGSGERPSGSGELPSASGELPSASGDLPSASGDLPSASGELPSGSGGLPSGSGEQPSRSGELPSGSGELPSGTGELPSGSGEQPSGSGEDPSGASVVEGGSGLIEDISGSGLSGDGPDILVTFSGSEPLLSGAGSASGTIQEAGEGSADFFTFFSGQGSAFISGAESGSGSGSDEIGSTSDSFSSSGESDESGESSGISSGLGSSEEISGFSGFSSGLYPSGDYSGFSVLSGSGSGIVMISGEWVEGFTSRTITAQELGGAQVDFSASGDLSGSGLSGSLSGMSGDISGDLSGSGSGSGIGSGLPRVTFLGSGFTDLTDQPSGEQEASGILVYGSGEGSGFLSGSSGDISGASASGDIPLLFTDASIVELSVKPTQSQKLGKGPEEISGSENVSGSSGSGDHHTAVESRIHHASASAIWEQSEVLSNEIPTGMPLGQVPSGLLSDTAGPQEVLSEPSELILKSLSTTPAPVPSATTEPSYLLKAPASMDVPAMENVAVDPCNPNPCGRGSCSVQDGASICHCPPGLIGEVCQFEVDVCHSNPCANGATCVEVEDTFKCLCLPSYGGDRCEIDIENCPEGWIKFQGNCYLHVSQRETWEEAEHHCRSLGAHLVSIINREEQFFVNTHAQDYQWIGLNDKTLQNDFQWSDGTPLQYENWRPNQPDNYFNSGEDCVVMIWHENGQWNDVPCNYHLPFTCKTGPVTCGQPPEVKNAKMFGNKKEHYQVNSVIRYQCNDGFRQRHPPVIRCMADGHWQKPQVECVAQFKNNLLKRSIQDQPARRTSLDKHL, from the exons ATGATGTCACTGCTGGTACTGTGTCTGTGCCTCCGAGTAACCTTGGCTTTATGGTCTTTTGACTACGTATACACAG AACCTGAAAGCATTCTGAGCGTCAGCATTCCCACAGAGCGTCCTCTCCACTCTCTATTGGGGGACACGCTGGTTCTGCCCTGCTACTTCCAGGATAACACAGTCCATGACCCGGGAGCACCCACCATAGCTCCTCTCTCTCATCGCATCAAATGGAGTCTCATCACAAAAGAGAAGACCACAGATATTCTGGTGGCCTCTGAGGGTGTAGTGATGCTGAATGATAAGTACTTGGACAGAGTGACCATGGTGGGCTACCCCATGACACCTACTGATGCATCTATTAAAATCACAGAACTCCTGTCTAATGACTCTGGGGTGTACCGCTGTGAGGTCATGCACGGAATCGAAGACAACAGTGACGACATTGAAGTCCAGGTGCAAG GTATTGTGTTCCACTATCGTGCCATCACTAGCCGCTACACTCTGACGTTTGAGAAGGCGAAGGCAGCCTGtattcagaacagtgctgtgataGCCACTCCAGAGCAGCTGCAGGCAGCTTATGATGAGGGCTATCACCAGTGTGATGCTGGCTGGCTTTCTGACCAGACTGTCag GTATCCCATCCATGATCCACGGGAGGCTTGCTATGGTGACAAGTATGAATTTCCAGGGGTCAGAACATATGGGATTAGAGATGTAAATGAGACTTATGATGTCTACTGCTTTGCTGAAAAGATGACGG GGAGAGTGTTCTACTCTAAGTCACCTAAGAAATTCACCTTTGCTGAAGCTGAGGCCCAATGTGCTAAACTAGGTGCTAAATTAGCCAGCACTGGTCAGCTGTATGTGGCCTGGAAAGCTGGTATGGATGAATGTAATGCAGGCTGGCTGGCAGACCGGAGTGTTCGCTATCCGATCAACACTGCTCGGTCCCAGTGTGGAGGAGGACTGCTGGGTGTACGCACTGTTTACCACTTCATCAATCAGACAGGATACCCTGTACCAGAGTCACGATATGATGCAATCTGTTACACAG AAGAGGATGAAGAAAGCTCTGGTGAACCTGAAATAATCACCGGTATATGGACAACCACAGAGGCAGGTAGTAGGGCAGAGAGCGTGGGCATGGTAACAGACCGCCCCCAGGAGTTCCTCAAGCCTTCTTCCACTGAGAGTGAACTGAGAGGAGAGATTGTGACCCACAAACCTCTCACCACCACAGCTGTCTTTACACATACAGAGCAGAATGTCACCCTGCTGCCCTTGTCTCCTCCTCCAAGTGCTACAGAGGACACTGACCTCATACAGGGGGTGACCTCTCGACCTGAACTTGGACTGGAAATCCCCTATAAGAATGTAACAGACGCAGTAATGTCTCTCACTG GGGTTGTGTTTCACTACAGAACAGGCTCTAGTCGCTACACTCTGACATTTGTTGAGGCTCAGCAGGCCTGCCAGAACATAGGGGCAGTAATTGCTAGTCCACAGCAACTGTATGCAGCGTATGAAGCTGGATATCACCAGTGTGATGCAGGCTGGTTGCTTGACCAAACTGTCAg GTATCCTATTGTATCCCCTCGTGACCAATGCAATGGTGATTTGGAAGATTTGCCCGGTGTGAGGTCCTATGGACTGCGGCCTGCCGATGAGCGCTATGATGTGTACTGTTACATGGACAAACCAAGAG GGGAGGTTTTCCATGCGAGTTCATTTCAGGGATTCACTTACGAAGAAGCAGTGGCTCACTGCCAGGGTCAGAATTCTTCTCTGGCCTCCACAGCCGATCTGCATGCGGCCTGGAAGCAGGGCTTTGATAAGTGCCGTGCGGGTTGGCTCGTTGACCGCAGTGTTCGCTATCCCATTAATAACCCCCGGCCCCAGTGTGGAGGAGGAAAACTTGGCGTCCACACAGTCTATGCCTTCCCCAACCGGACAGGCAGTCCTGATGTGCACTCCAAATTTGATGCTTATTGCTTTAAAG CTGAACCCCAGTTATATCTTAATGAGACAGGGATGAATATGACAATAGTAGAAGAGGAGGTACTAAACCTGACATCCATACACGGCGTTCATAGTGCTG TGAGCACCTCCATTTCTCCTCCCGTTTCAGGGGACCAGCCTTCTGGTTCTGGCTCTGGAGATCTAGCATCACCTAGTGGAAGTGGGCAACAGCCAGATGGAAGTGGAGAACAGCCAAGTGGAAGTGGAGAACAGCCCAGCGAAAGTGGGGCACAGACAATTGGAAGTGGAGAGCGGCCCAGTGGAAGTGGGGAACTGCCTAGTGCAAGTGGGGAACTGCCTAGTGCAAGTGGGGACCTGCCTAGTGCAAGTGGGGACCTACCTAGTGCAAGTGGGGAACTGCCTAGTGGAAGTGGGGGACTGCCTAGTGGAAGTGGAGAACAGCCTAGTAGAAGTGGGGAACTGCCTAGTGGAAGTGGGGAACTGCCTAGTGGAACTGGGGAACTACCTAGTGGAAGTGGAGAACAGCCTAGTGGAAGTGGGGAGGATCCTAGTGGGGCATCAGTTGTAGAAGGAGGATCTGGGCTTATTGAAGATATCTCTGGATCAGGCCTCAGTGGTGATGGCCCAGATATCCTTGTCACCTTTTCAGGGAGCGAGCCCTTATTGTCTGGGGCTGGATCAGCTTCAGGAACAATTCAGGAAGCTGGAGAAGGTAGTGCAGATTTCTTCACTTTTTTCTCAGGCCAGGGATCAGCCTTCATAAGCGGTGCAGAGTCTGGATCAGGAAGTGGATCCGATGAGATTGGGTCTACATCAGACTCATTCAGCAGCTCAGGAGAAAGTGATGAGAGTGGAGAAAGTTCTGGCATCTCTTCAGGGCTGGGCTCCAGTGAGGAGATCTCTGGATTCAGTGGCTTTTCATCAGGCTTGTATCCTTCAGGAGACTACAGTGGTTTCTCTGTGCTTAGCGGCAGTGGCAGTGGGATCGTCATGATTAGTGGCGAGTGGGTGGAGGGCTTCACTTCTCGTACCATTACAGCTCAGGAGCTTGGGGGAGCACAGGTGGATTTTAGTGCATCTGGTGATCTATCAGGGTCTGGACTGAGTGGCTCTCTCTCTGGGATGAGTGGAGACATTAGTGGTGACCTCAGTGGCTCTGGGAGTGGCTCTGGGATTGGCTCTGGGTTGCCCAGGGTGACGTTCTTGGGGTCAGGTTTCACAGACCTCACAGACCAACCAAGTGGGGAACAAGAGGCATCTGGGATTTTAGTATATGGATCAGGTGAGGGCAGCGGATTTCTCTCTGGAAGCTCTGGAGACATATCAGGAGCATCAGCCAGTGGGGATATACCATTGTTATTTACTGATGCTAGCATTGTGGAGCTTTCAGTCAAACCCACCCAAAGCCAGAAGCTCGGGAAAGGGCCTGAAGAGATCAGTGGGAGTGAAAATGTTAGTGGATCATCAGGCAGTGGAGACCACCACACTGCAGTTGAAAGTAGAATTCACCATGCTTCAGCTTCTGCCATTTGGGAACAATCAGAGGTGCTTTCAAATGAAATTCCCACAGGCATGCCATTAGGTCAGGTGCCATCTGGGCTGCTTAGTGACACTGCAGGACCGCAGGAGGTTCTGTCAGAACCTAGTGAATTGATCTTGAAATCTCTATCTACAACACCTGCACCTGTTCCATCTGCCACTACAGAACCTTCTTACCTTCTAAAAGCCCCTGCTAGCATGGACGTGCCTGCCATGGAAAATG TCGCTGTGGACCCATGTAACCCAAACCCCTGTGGCCGTGGGTCATGCTCTGTGCAGGATGGGGCCAGCATATGTCACTGCCCTCCTGGACTAATTGGAGAAGTGTGTCAGTTTG AGGTTGATGTGTGCCATTCAAATCCTTGTGCCAATGGAGCCACGTGTGTGGAAGTAGAGGACACTTTCAAATGCTTATGCCTGCCCAGCTATGGAGGGGATCGCTGTGAGATCG ATATAGAAAATTGCCCAGAAGGCTGGATTAAGTTTCAGGGAAATTGTTACCTGCACGTCTCTCAGAGAGAGACATGGGAGGAGGCGGAGCATCACTGTCGAAGCCTTGGAGCTCACCTGGTCAGCATCATCAATAGAGAGGAACAGTTTTTTGTCAACA CCCATGCACAGGACTACCAGTGGATTGGACTAAACGATAAGACATTACAGAATGACTTCCAGTGGTCAGATGGAACCCCGCTG CAATATGAAAACTGGAGGCCTAATCAGCCAGATAATTATTTCAACTCGGGAGAAGACTGCGTGGTCATGATCTGGCATGAAAACGGGCAATGGAACGATGTGCCATGCAACTATCATCTGCCATTCACATGCAAAACAGGCCCAG TCACATGTGGCCAGCCTCCTGAAGTGAAGAATGCCAAGATGTTTGGGAATAAGAAGGAGCACTATCAGGTCAACTCTGTGATCAGGTATCAGTGCAATGATGGCTTCAGACAGCGCCACCCACCTGTGATCCGCTGTATGGCAGATGGACACTGGCAGAAACCACAAGTGGAATGTGTAGCCC AATTCAAGAACAATTTACTAAAGAGGTCTATCCAGGATCAGCCGGCCAGGAGAACGTCATTGGACAAGCACCTCTAA